A DNA window from Deinococcus sedimenti contains the following coding sequences:
- a CDS encoding V-type ATP synthase subunit B, with protein MTLLQKEYNDVAYISGPLLFVNAASDLAYGAIVNIKDASGKLRGGQVISVTDQNAVIQVFEETRGLDLATASVSLVEDVARLGVSKEMIGRRFDGLGRPIDGLPAVVAEKRLSINGQPMNPAARAKPEEFIQTGISTIDVQTSLIRGQKLPIFSGSGLPHNELAAQIARQAKVPGHEGDFAVVFAAMGLTQREVSFFTQEFERTGALARSVLFLNKADDPAVERLLTPRMALTTAEYLAFEHGYHVLVILTDLTNYCEALREIGGAREEIPGRRGFPGYMYTDLASLYERAGVVDGKPGSVTQVPILSMPDDDITHPIPDLTGYITEGQIVVDRTLNSKGVFPPINPLPSLSRLQGNGIGKGKTRADHKNISDQLFAAYANGLDLRKLVAITGEDALTETDKLYLKFANDFETYFIGQGDQDRSIEDSLTVAWGILSKLPQSQLTRIGKDSIDKYYGTKMDEMWKGSRSTK; from the coding sequence GTGACCCTCCTCCAGAAGGAATACAACGACGTCGCGTACATCTCCGGCCCTCTGCTGTTCGTGAATGCCGCCAGCGACCTCGCGTACGGCGCCATCGTGAACATCAAGGACGCGAGCGGTAAGCTCCGCGGCGGTCAGGTCATCTCCGTGACCGACCAGAACGCCGTCATTCAGGTGTTCGAAGAGACCCGCGGTCTGGACCTCGCGACCGCCAGCGTCAGCCTCGTCGAAGACGTGGCCCGCCTGGGCGTCAGCAAGGAAATGATCGGCCGCCGCTTCGACGGCTTGGGCCGCCCCATCGACGGGCTGCCCGCCGTGGTCGCCGAGAAGCGCCTGAGCATCAACGGCCAGCCCATGAACCCCGCCGCGCGCGCCAAGCCCGAGGAGTTCATCCAGACCGGCATCAGCACCATCGATGTGCAGACCAGCCTGATCCGCGGCCAGAAGCTGCCGATCTTCAGCGGCTCGGGCCTCCCGCACAACGAACTCGCTGCGCAGATCGCCCGCCAGGCCAAGGTGCCCGGCCACGAGGGTGACTTCGCCGTGGTGTTCGCCGCGATGGGCCTGACCCAGCGCGAAGTCAGCTTCTTCACGCAGGAATTCGAACGCACCGGCGCTCTGGCCCGCAGCGTGCTGTTCCTGAACAAGGCCGACGACCCCGCGGTCGAGCGTCTGCTGACCCCCCGCATGGCCCTGACCACCGCCGAGTACCTGGCCTTCGAGCACGGCTACCACGTGCTGGTGATCCTGACCGACCTGACGAACTACTGCGAGGCCCTCCGTGAAATCGGCGGCGCGCGCGAGGAGATCCCCGGTCGCCGCGGCTTCCCCGGCTACATGTACACCGACCTCGCCTCGCTGTACGAGCGTGCGGGCGTCGTGGACGGCAAGCCCGGCTCGGTCACCCAGGTGCCGATCCTGTCGATGCCCGACGACGACATCACCCACCCCATCCCCGACCTGACCGGCTACATCACCGAAGGTCAGATCGTGGTCGACCGCACCCTGAACTCCAAGGGCGTGTTCCCCCCGATCAACCCCCTGCCTTCGCTGTCCCGCCTGCAGGGCAACGGCATCGGCAAGGGCAAGACCCGCGCCGACCACAAGAACATCAGCGACCAGCTGTTCGCCGCGTACGCCAACGGCCTGGACCTGCGCAAACTGGTGGCCATCACCGGTGAAGACGCGCTGACCGAAACCGACAAGCTGTACCTGAAGTTCGCCAACGACTTCGAGACGTACTTCATCGGCCAGGGCGACCAGGACCGCAGCATCGAGGACAGCCTGACCGTCGCGTGGGGCATCCTGAGCAAACTCCCCCAGAGCCAGCTGACCCGCATCGGCAAGGACTCCATCGACAAGTACTACGGCACGAAGATGGACGAGATGTGGAAGGGCAGCCGCTCCACCAAGTAA
- a CDS encoding V-type ATP synthase subunit D: MAEQISPTRSALLASKASLKTASGGADLLKRKRDALIGEFFALVKDALAAREQLSGVSKGAYTSLFSAKAWDSPEAVESLSLAGSGDYQIDMQIDNLYGVKVPRISVPERAAQANFSPINVGARTIQAATDFGGVLEAIVKVAATETKLRRIGEEIKKTSRRVNALEQVVIPGIQDDIRFIRSVLDQREREAGFTQKKIKAKIEAKAKAAREAQNAQSHGSAAD, translated from the coding sequence ATGGCAGAACAGATCAGCCCCACCCGCAGCGCCCTGCTGGCCAGCAAGGCCAGCCTGAAGACCGCCTCCGGCGGCGCGGACCTCCTCAAGCGCAAGCGTGACGCCCTCATCGGCGAATTCTTCGCGCTCGTCAAGGACGCGCTCGCTGCGCGCGAGCAGCTCAGCGGCGTCAGCAAGGGCGCGTACACCAGCCTCTTCAGCGCGAAAGCCTGGGACAGCCCCGAAGCCGTCGAGAGCCTCTCGCTGGCCGGCAGCGGCGACTACCAGATCGACATGCAGATCGACAACCTGTACGGCGTGAAGGTCCCGCGCATCAGCGTGCCCGAACGCGCCGCGCAGGCGAACTTCAGTCCGATCAACGTCGGCGCGCGCACCATCCAGGCCGCCACCGACTTCGGCGGCGTCCTCGAGGCGATCGTCAAGGTCGCCGCGACCGAGACGAAACTGCGCCGCATCGGCGAGGAAATCAAGAAGACCAGCCGCCGCGTCAACGCGCTCGAGCAGGTCGTGATTCCCGGCATTCAGGACGACATCCGCTTCATCCGCAGCGTGCTCGACCAGCGCGAACGCGAGGCCGGATTCACCCAGAAGAAGATCAAGGCGAAGATCGAGGCGAAAGCCAAGGCCGCCCGCGAAGCGCAGAACGCGCAGAGCCACGGCAGCGCCGCCGACTGA
- a CDS encoding MFS transporter, which produces MSTPAPSPTAPGQAPPDRVTQATLLLLSALTVMSGATIAPALPAMQAHFADTPNAALLVKLALTILGIVIAVTAPLFGVLADRYGRRPVLLAALALYVIGGGSGLIAQSLGQVLLGRIVLGLAVAGTMTAAGALVNDLFSGAERGRFLSQQAAFTSFGGAVLLPLGGVLAAVGWRAPFFLYLAAALLLPLLLRLPRGIPGVAPDLTGPVQAPRWGAVTLVYALALGYMVVFYLMPAQGPFLLRALDASPGLTGLMLGSSTLMAAVTSLVFSRFAGRFDPRRLAGLGMVVVALGWLLVFRAPGLAVVEAGLLVAGLGGGLIFPNLYAWLADLTPPAWRGRVTAGMSSAVFLGQFLSPLLLAAPAGHEAQGFAAGAALAAGMGALLLVLSVWGRRTPVAPIPQQG; this is translated from the coding sequence ATGTCCACGCCTGCCCCCTCCCCCACCGCGCCCGGTCAGGCCCCACCCGACCGGGTCACGCAGGCCACCCTGCTACTCCTGTCGGCCCTGACGGTCATGTCCGGCGCGACCATCGCCCCGGCGCTGCCCGCCATGCAGGCACACTTCGCGGACACCCCGAACGCCGCCCTGCTCGTGAAACTGGCCCTGACCATCCTGGGCATCGTCATCGCCGTCACTGCCCCGCTGTTCGGTGTGCTGGCCGACCGCTACGGCCGCCGCCCGGTGCTGCTCGCGGCGCTGGCGCTGTACGTGATCGGCGGCGGCAGCGGCCTGATCGCGCAGAGCCTCGGGCAGGTCCTGCTGGGGCGCATCGTCCTGGGCCTCGCCGTGGCGGGCACCATGACGGCCGCCGGGGCACTCGTGAACGACCTGTTCAGCGGCGCCGAGCGCGGCCGCTTCCTGAGTCAACAGGCGGCGTTCACCAGTTTCGGCGGCGCGGTCCTCCTTCCGCTGGGCGGCGTGCTGGCCGCCGTGGGCTGGCGCGCCCCGTTCTTCCTGTACCTCGCGGCGGCGCTGCTGCTCCCGCTGCTCCTGCGTCTCCCGCGCGGCATTCCCGGCGTCGCGCCGGACCTCACCGGCCCGGTGCAGGCTCCTCGCTGGGGCGCGGTCACGCTGGTGTACGCGCTGGCGCTGGGGTACATGGTCGTGTTCTACCTGATGCCCGCCCAGGGTCCCTTCCTGCTGCGCGCCCTGGACGCCAGCCCCGGTCTGACCGGCCTGATGCTGGGCAGCTCCACCCTGATGGCCGCCGTGACCTCACTGGTGTTCTCCCGCTTCGCCGGGCGGTTCGATCCGCGCCGCCTGGCGGGGCTGGGCATGGTCGTCGTGGCGCTGGGCTGGCTGCTGGTGTTCCGCGCGCCGGGCCTGGCGGTCGTGGAGGCGGGCCTGCTCGTGGCGGGCCTGGGCGGCGGGCTGATCTTCCCCAACCTGTACGCGTGGCTGGCGGACCTGACGCCGCCCGCGTGGCGGGGCCGTGTGACGGCGGGCATGAGCAGCGCCGTGTTCCTCGGGCAGTTCCTCAGCCCGCTGCTGCTGGCCGCGCCTGCCGGGCACGAGGCGCAGGGCTTCGCGGCGGGCGCGGCGCTGGCCGCCGGGATGGGCGCGCTGCTGCTGGTCCTGAGCGTGTGGGGCCGCCGCACCCCGGTCGCCCCGATACCCCAGCAGGGCTGA
- a CDS encoding xanthine dehydrogenase family protein molybdopterin-binding subunit — MTTPPSPARTHLGRPRKIIDGLEKLVGRAPYVADRRVPGLLHARVVLSPYPHARIRGVDRAAALAAPGVHSVLLGEDLNVKPMHSRPSLLLAGDTVVFAGQPVALILADTEAQAADAAALLDVDYEALDAVEDAEAALAGGTLVWPEGVPKADGGMAGLHGGEAGAQAAREPSNVDEDRTFGRGDVDAALAGAAFTAGGTFRVAGVHQGYLEPHAVVAEPGARPGEVTVYTSTQGQYVVRGEVAGALGLRERDVHVVPLTVGGGFGAKYGIMDALVAAAALHARQPVRLVLTRSEDMLTTMPAPAIQVTLRLGADADGTLTALDADVLIENGAFRFGHGGIIATMLGGLYRCENVRVRARELLLNRAPVGAYRAPGVPQALFALESAVDDLTRQLGADPLEWRLRHAVQAGDPMGTGRSWPDIGLRDCLEAARAHPLWQSRHDLPKHEGVGLAVGGWPGAFSPAGAVCRVDTDGTVRLHVGSVDISGVHSSMVLIAAETLGVHPDDVEIVQGTTDSGPYAPNSGGSQVTISLSGAVLDASTQVRDQLLDLAARHFEAHRDDLELAGGQVLVRGIPDRAIPIGKLAAQAQRAPGGPGPLVAEGRAALKAGAPGFIAQLVHARVDPGTGAVTLLRSVAAQDVGFALNPLLVEGQIHGGSAQALGLGLLEGLDYAGGTLANPNFLEYAFPTSTDVPPLEALLVQRPSEHGPFGARVVGEPPVTAGAAALANAVREAAGVRVTELPVTAEAVWRLRQAQGGA, encoded by the coding sequence ATGACCACGCCACCTTCCCCGGCCCGCACCCACCTGGGTCGTCCGCGCAAGATTATCGACGGTCTGGAGAAACTCGTGGGCCGCGCGCCGTACGTCGCGGACCGGCGGGTGCCGGGGCTGCTGCATGCCCGCGTGGTGCTGTCGCCGTACCCGCACGCACGGATTCGCGGTGTGGACCGCGCAGCGGCGCTGGCCGCGCCGGGCGTGCACTCGGTGCTGCTGGGCGAGGACCTGAACGTGAAGCCCATGCACTCGCGGCCCAGCCTGCTGCTGGCGGGGGACACGGTGGTGTTCGCGGGGCAGCCGGTCGCGCTGATCCTGGCGGACACCGAGGCGCAGGCGGCGGACGCGGCGGCCCTGCTGGACGTGGACTACGAGGCGCTGGACGCCGTAGAGGACGCCGAGGCGGCCCTGGCGGGCGGGACGCTGGTGTGGCCGGAGGGCGTCCCGAAGGCCGACGGCGGCATGGCCGGACTGCACGGCGGCGAGGCGGGCGCGCAGGCGGCGCGCGAGCCGAGCAACGTGGACGAGGACCGCACCTTCGGGCGTGGGGACGTGGACGCGGCGCTGGCCGGGGCGGCGTTCACGGCGGGCGGGACGTTCCGGGTGGCGGGCGTGCATCAGGGGTACCTGGAGCCGCACGCGGTGGTCGCGGAGCCCGGCGCGCGGCCCGGCGAGGTCACGGTGTACACGAGCACGCAGGGGCAGTACGTGGTGCGCGGCGAGGTCGCGGGCGCGCTGGGGCTGCGCGAGCGGGACGTGCACGTGGTGCCGCTGACGGTGGGTGGGGGGTTCGGCGCGAAGTACGGGATCATGGACGCGCTGGTCGCGGCGGCGGCGCTGCACGCGCGGCAGCCGGTGCGGCTGGTCCTGACCCGCAGCGAGGACATGCTGACGACCATGCCCGCCCCGGCCATTCAGGTGACGCTGCGGCTCGGCGCGGACGCGGACGGGACCCTGACGGCCTTGGACGCGGACGTGCTGATCGAGAACGGGGCGTTCAGGTTCGGGCACGGGGGGATCATCGCGACGATGCTGGGCGGCCTGTACCGCTGCGAGAACGTGCGGGTGCGGGCCCGGGAGCTGCTGCTGAACCGCGCGCCGGTCGGGGCGTACCGCGCGCCGGGCGTGCCGCAGGCGCTGTTCGCGCTGGAGTCCGCCGTGGACGACCTGACCCGTCAGCTGGGCGCGGACCCGCTGGAGTGGCGACTGCGGCACGCCGTGCAGGCGGGCGACCCGATGGGCACCGGGCGGTCCTGGCCGGACATCGGGCTGCGCGACTGCCTGGAGGCCGCCCGCGCGCACCCGCTGTGGCAGTCGCGTCACGACCTGCCCAAGCATGAGGGCGTGGGGCTCGCGGTGGGCGGCTGGCCGGGGGCGTTCTCCCCGGCGGGCGCGGTGTGCCGCGTGGACACGGACGGCACGGTGCGGCTGCACGTAGGCAGCGTGGATATCAGCGGCGTGCATTCCAGCATGGTCCTGATCGCTGCCGAGACGCTGGGCGTCCACCCGGACGACGTGGAGATCGTGCAGGGCACGACGGACAGCGGGCCGTACGCACCGAACTCCGGCGGGTCGCAGGTGACGATCAGTCTGTCGGGCGCGGTGCTGGATGCCAGCACGCAGGTACGCGACCAGCTGCTGGACCTCGCGGCGCGGCATTTCGAGGCGCACCGGGACGACCTGGAACTCGCGGGGGGGCAGGTGCTGGTGCGGGGTATTCCGGACCGCGCCATTCCCATCGGGAAGCTGGCGGCGCAGGCGCAGCGCGCGCCGGGCGGGCCGGGCCCGTTGGTCGCCGAGGGGCGCGCGGCGCTGAAGGCAGGCGCGCCAGGATTCATCGCGCAGCTGGTGCACGCGCGGGTGGACCCCGGCACGGGCGCGGTGACGCTGCTGCGGTCGGTGGCGGCGCAGGACGTGGGCTTCGCGCTGAACCCGCTGCTGGTCGAGGGTCAGATTCACGGCGGCAGCGCGCAGGCGCTGGGCCTGGGGCTGCTGGAGGGTCTGGACTACGCGGGCGGCACGCTGGCGAATCCGAACTTCCTGGAGTACGCCTTCCCCACGAGTACGGACGTGCCGCCGCTGGAGGCGCTGCTGGTGCAGCGGCCCAGTGAGCATGGGCCGTTCGGCGCGCGGGTGGTGGGGGAGCCGCCGGTCACGGCGGGCGCGGCGGCGCTGGCGAACGCGGTGCGGGAGGCGGCGGGCGTGCGCGTGACCGAGCTGCCGGTGACGGCGGAGGCAGTGTGGCGGTTGCGGCAGGCGCAGGGTGGGGCCTGA
- a CDS encoding CaiB/BaiF CoA transferase family protein, with protein MTPDLPLSGVRVADFTRVLTGPLCTMLLGDLGADVIKVEPPGGDDTRAWGPPFQTGPDGARESSYFLSVNRNKRSVTLDLKAGEGLEAARRLIAGSDVLVENFRPGTLERLGLGWEDLHAAHPRLIYASITGFGLSGPYRDRAGYDVIAQGMGGLMSYNGEAGGEPLRVGVAVADVYSGALITQAILAALYARERTGRGTRVDVNLLESVIALGSSQVGRYLATGEVPVPTGNDHRSIVPYGTFPCADGFVNIAVGNDALWRRFCAALDDPDLGADARFATNEGRVTHRADLDHLLLPALARHTRADLMTRLEVAGVPCGPVNDLSDVFNDPHVQARGVAVPVPHPTLGETTVTSPPWRFGGEALPVRRAPPTPGQHTREVMAELGLSPEISSADPVPAPD; from the coding sequence ATGACCCCAGACCTGCCCCTGAGCGGCGTGCGCGTCGCGGACTTCACCCGCGTCCTGACCGGCCCGCTGTGCACCATGCTCCTCGGCGACCTCGGCGCGGACGTGATCAAGGTCGAACCGCCCGGCGGGGACGACACCCGCGCCTGGGGGCCCCCCTTCCAGACCGGGCCGGACGGGGCGCGCGAGAGCAGTTACTTCCTGAGCGTGAACCGCAACAAGCGCAGCGTCACCCTGGACCTCAAGGCTGGGGAGGGGCTGGAGGCCGCCCGCCGCCTGATCGCGGGCAGCGACGTGCTCGTCGAGAACTTCCGGCCCGGCACGCTGGAGCGCCTGGGACTGGGCTGGGAGGACCTGCACGCCGCGCACCCCCGCCTGATCTACGCCAGCATCACGGGCTTCGGCCTGAGCGGCCCGTACCGTGACCGCGCCGGGTACGACGTCATCGCGCAGGGGATGGGCGGCCTCATGAGCTACAACGGCGAGGCGGGCGGCGAGCCCCTGCGGGTCGGGGTGGCGGTCGCGGACGTGTACAGCGGCGCGCTGATCACCCAGGCGATCCTCGCTGCGCTGTACGCCCGTGAACGCACCGGACGCGGCACGCGGGTGGACGTGAACCTCCTCGAAAGCGTGATCGCGCTGGGGTCCTCGCAGGTGGGCCGTTACCTCGCCACCGGGGAAGTCCCTGTGCCCACCGGGAACGACCACCGGTCCATCGTCCCGTACGGCACCTTCCCCTGCGCGGACGGGTTCGTGAACATCGCCGTGGGCAACGACGCCCTGTGGCGACGCTTCTGCGCGGCGCTGGACGACCCTGACCTGGGCGCGGACGCCCGCTTCGCGACGAACGAGGGCCGCGTCACGCACCGCGCCGACCTCGACCATCTGCTGCTGCCTGCTCTGGCCCGCCACACCCGCGCCGACCTGATGACCCGCCTGGAGGTCGCGGGCGTCCCCTGCGGCCCCGTGAACGACCTGTCCGACGTCTTCAACGACCCGCACGTGCAGGCGCGCGGCGTCGCCGTCCCCGTCCCGCACCCCACCCTGGGCGAGACGACCGTCACCAGCCCCCCCTGGCGCTTCGGCGGCGAGGCCCTCCCCGTGCGCCGCGCGCCCCCCACACCTGGGCAGCACACCCGCGAGGTGATGGCGGAACTGGGCCTCAGCCCCGAGATCAGCTCAGCCGATCCAGTGCCCGCGCCAGATTGA
- a CDS encoding HD domain-containing protein, with product MGTHEQALLTAAEAFAGPFYAEPGRAYHTGAHVRALLEGRGVWTPALALAAWGHDLIYDPRAADNEVRSADVFGAWLAAQGASGELQAEVRALILATRHTVPVTTRAEALFVDADLSVLGADPEAFDAYDRAIHVEYAHVPGDAYRAGGAAVLRGFLNRERLYLTPEFAELEGQARVNLARALDRLS from the coding sequence ATGGGGACGCACGAACAGGCCCTGCTGACCGCCGCCGAGGCGTTCGCGGGGCCGTTCTACGCCGAACCGGGCCGGGCGTACCACACCGGGGCGCATGTGCGGGCGCTGCTGGAGGGGCGGGGGGTGTGGACGCCCGCGCTGGCGCTTGCCGCGTGGGGGCATGACCTGATCTACGATCCGCGCGCGGCGGACAACGAGGTGCGCAGCGCGGATGTGTTCGGGGCGTGGCTGGCCGCGCAGGGAGCGTCCGGGGAGCTTCAGGCGGAGGTGCGGGCGTTGATCCTCGCGACCCGGCACACCGTTCCCGTGACCACGCGGGCGGAGGCGCTGTTCGTAGACGCCGACCTGAGTGTCCTGGGGGCCGATCCGGAGGCGTTCGACGCGTACGACCGGGCCATCCACGTGGAGTACGCCCATGTGCCCGGGGACGCGTACCGTGCCGGGGGGGCGGCGGTCCTGCGGGGCTTCCTGAACCGTGAGCGGTTGTACCTCACGCCGGAGTTCGCGGAGTTGGAGGGGCAGGCGCGGGTCAATCTGGCGCGGGCACTGGATCGGCTGAGCTGA
- the argR gene encoding arginine repressor, producing the protein MAGTLSKEQRQKRIQDIIARESVSTQGELVERLQAEGIRVTQATVSRDINELRLVRLPVGKGRHRYALAQTAGHVGAQEELARLFQNFVHDIDRGENMLVIRTADGHATGVALVLDRVRRDDIIGTLAGEDTIFVVARTTADAENIMEEFHALMLG; encoded by the coding sequence ATGGCGGGTACGCTCAGCAAGGAACAACGTCAGAAACGCATTCAGGACATCATCGCCCGCGAAAGTGTCAGCACCCAGGGAGAACTCGTCGAGCGCCTCCAGGCCGAGGGCATCCGGGTCACTCAGGCGACCGTCAGTCGTGACATCAACGAGCTGCGGCTGGTGCGCCTTCCCGTCGGGAAGGGCCGCCACCGCTACGCCCTGGCGCAGACGGCGGGGCACGTGGGCGCGCAGGAGGAACTGGCGCGGCTCTTCCAGAATTTCGTGCATGACATCGACCGGGGCGAGAACATGCTCGTGATCCGCACGGCGGACGGGCACGCGACCGGCGTGGCGCTGGTGCTGGACCGGGTGCGGCGGGATGACATCATCGGGACGCTGGCGGGCGAGGACACGATCTTCGTGGTGGCGCGGACCACGGCGGACGCGGAGAACATCATGGAAGAGTTCCACGCGCTGATGCTGGGGTAA